From Toxorhynchites rutilus septentrionalis strain SRP chromosome 2, ASM2978413v1, whole genome shotgun sequence, a single genomic window includes:
- the LOC129767493 gene encoding facilitated trehalose transporter Tret1-2 homolog yields the protein MTGKETSALVDKGPLPKIVAINEKGTALPNLEGQPSKSERGKALRQVIAAFIANIGTINTGLIFGFSAVVVPQLQAPDTLIPVDESQSSWVASLSAIGTPIGCLLSGYVMDNFGRKRALLLTEIPMIIGWIVIACATNVEMIYAGRILTGFGSGMVGAPARVYTSEVTQPHLRGMLCALASTGISLGVLLQYTLGAFTTWKILSAISASVPILAFVLMLFMPESPNYLVTKNKSDEALKSLAMLRGSTYNLEREVNQLQAFAQKSNQKKKLTPKETIQALLHPSCLKPFGILTIYFMMYQFSGVNTITFYAVEIFRDSGTTIDKYTCTILLGAVRFIFTIIAAILLRRCGRRPLTFISGIGCGFTMIGLGTYLYFKKSWEMADPPIDPVATWFPVACIFLFTITCTLGFLVVPWVMIGELYPMSVRGIVGGFTTCMAHTFVFIVVKTYPLLSHLLERHGAFILYGCISFIGTVFFYLCLPETKGKTLQEIEDYFSGRIQSLKKSKQLEAEGKLCNNIKPQLLTVEKNKLLP from the exons ATGACAGG AAAGGAAACTTCCGCATTGGTAGACAAAGGTCCATTGCCCAAGATAGTGGCCATCAACGAGAAAGGGACCGCACTACCCAATCTTGAGGGCCAACCAAGTAAGAGTGAGCGAGGAAAAGCCTTACGACAGGTCATTGCCGCCTTCATCGCCAACATTGGCACCATCAACACTGGACTGATCTTTGGCTTCTCTGCTGTCGTTGTCCCACAACTACAAGCCCCAGACACGCTTATTCCTGTAGACGAAAGCCAATCGTCATGGGTCG CATCCCTATCAGCAATCGGCACTCCGATCGGGTGCTTGTTGAGCGGATACGTGATGGATAACTTTGGACGTAAAAGGGCCCTTCTACTGACCGAGATCCCCATGATCATTGGTTGGATTGTGATAGCGTGCGCGACCAATGTGGAGATGATATACGCAGGCCGCATTCTAACTGGCTTCGGGTCCGGAATGGTTGGTGCTCCAGCCCGAGTCTACACCTCAGAAGTAACCCAACCTCATCTACGAGGAATGCTTTGCGCACTTGCATCAACCGGTATCAGCTTGGGAGTGCTACTACAATATACACTTGGAGCATTCACGACATGGAAAATACTTTCTGCAATCTCAGCTTCAGTGCCCATATTAGCTTTTGTGTTGATGCTGTTCATGCCAGAGTCTCCCAACTATCTGGTGACCAAGAACAAATCAGACGAAGCACTTAAGAGCCTTGCTATGCTACGAGGATCTACTTACAACTTGGAACGAGAAGTGAATCAACTGCAAGCGTTTGCACAAAAAAGTAatcaaaagaaaaaattaacgcCGAAGGAAACCATTCAAGCTCTGTTGCATCCGTCCTGTTTGAAGCCATTCGGGATTCTGACCATCTACTTCATGATGTATCAGTTCAGTGGTGTCAATACTATCACTTTTTACGCTGTGGAAATTTTCCGCGATTCAGGCACTACAATAGACAAATACACATGCACGATTCTTCTTGGTGCAGTGCGATTTATTTTCACTATCATTGCTGCAATTCTCTTACGAAGATGTGGACGACGACCGTTGACCTTTATCTCTGGTATCGGATGTGGATTCACGATGATCGGTCTCGGAACTTATTTATACTTCAAGAAGTCATGGGAAATGGCAGACCCTCCGATTGATCCTGTTGCTACGTGGTTTCCAGTGGCATGTATATTTCTGTTTACCATTACTTGTACTCTGGGTTTTTTGGTCGTGCCATGGGTCATGATAGGTGAGCTTTATCCTATGAGCGTGCGAGGCATCGTAGGCGGCTTCACCACTTGCATGGCGCAtactttcgtttttatcgttGTCAAGACTTATCCACTGCTCTCGCATTTGTTGGAGCGGCATGGAGCATTCATCCTGTATGGATGCATTTCATTTATAG GAACTGTCTTCTTCTACCTCTGCTTGCCGGAAACTAAAGGAAAAACGCTACAGGAGATCGAAGACTATTTCTCGGGCCGCATACAATCGTTGAAGAAGTCGAAACAACTCGAGGCCGAAGGAAAATTGTGTAACAACATCAAGCCTCAATTACTGACAGTGGAAAAAAACAAGTTGCTTCCCTGA